The following proteins are encoded in a genomic region of Gimesia algae:
- a CDS encoding protein kinase domain-containing protein, giving the protein MSDKPLDADGQSLNIDQLIADFKTRTDAGEPFPFEKFIAEHPEHTDELTRYFKQWNELEAPSHPDKAGADKSSMGTSHSGNISTEEAFDHTVVQVSGDSESSLTQAYDQSEAESATSVEISDSFGRYAIQKVLGQGAMGAVYLAKDTQLDRDVALKIPKFGDGNGVDDEELLARFYREARAAATLRSPNICPVYDVGEIDGQHYITMAFIDGRPLKDYTKSKKTHSEKQIITTIRKLALGLAEAHEIGVIHRDLKPANIMVDLKGEPVVMDFGLARRSSSDDVQVTQSGAIIGTPAYMAPEQVAGDQSAIDHQADIYALGIIMYELITGEMPFKGNLMALLQQIALNNPTKPSELRPDIDPRLEAICLKMMAGDQQQRYQSMTDVATDLQEVLRNPDERHRQAQAKKKGPKPKSLPTAKEESNPALISIDRSKSSADRLRSKQRKKSSSAGKSTAASKSNSSGPPKKLLIAGGIGGLLLLLVVVSFILPGKQDEQTAASDSVINPSENGEKTATPFFAKSNSDGSKTPGTSGTKGKYALQFDGTSVVIIPNTNWSERDELTYEVFVQDSDVNNHESGMKYVLNHNYTCALLRWIDGWGFMANLGGENDEKMVRTSSSKQLPAPEDWVHLAGVIKNRTIQLFVNGEPMDLKQLPRNVNAKSGKSVQLGPKFAGKIRGVKISKVARFDKRFDPPQQFANDADTLALYHFNEGSGEVLKDSSGNGYDGKIEGAKWVPLDQTVASQNSERNDALYFDGKTSRVEVPDFQLSGSPPLTLEGWLTPSPKSTSNAILFYGGKLDSLTIQVGGIRRWEFGGRQASIDRRVEVFGPKINKWETRTHVAGQWDGKSLELFIDGKPVKRKDNTGSFSPQGILEIGGHNGARFKGKIDEIRISNTLRYETEFTPPDEFTNDQHTLALYHFNEGSGDILKDSSGNGHDGKIVGAKWVKVDGVSNNDAQVGPNLLAQVNLDEDVLHGTWKRGRGSVLHPERVQGKMSLLQLPKFELPDEYDVEIILERSADGPGGANLVFSWFGYQAALAMDGLPKGAWFIEMINGKTAQESPAYVEGIPLKTGVHHRVRFAVRKDSLEVYLDDKLAIHWAGDPKLLSPFPWLKTPDVDRLSLGANSVMTFHSVMVRDVATDRYLGTERSATSPPLPAVAPFDAVQGKAHQKAWAEYLGLPVEKEVELPGGEKMAFVLIPPGEFMMGAGEEEKARFLKEAIASDDKYSIQRIPLEGPLHRVRITRPFYLGAYEVTQSQWQTVVGTNPSKHAGNPTHPVEMVSWDETQLFFARLNKQTTDPSLKFVLPTEAQWEYACRAGTTTPWYCGDDDENLSQFAWHSKNSRSITQPTGQLKPNAFGLYDMHGNVLEWCRDKFQRVRDDYSINSTVDDPVGVASGTGRVNRGGAYILSTSRQRSAHRNFELQDRSFPIIGFRAAMTIDMAKSAKVNHDSTQTIDLLSDLVPTTLNSRNMTWQMQDGILIGNSTASRKRKDWAGATFPQEISGDFDIELELKQSGFAPLQLDLPLGDKQAIRLHLGGLGSALMVIDGKEDRHAAPEHSNKDARLKRNVWQRLTAKVRHHGENVSIDVALDGDRVGLFSGLRSRITFPKWVKPDPVHVKFAGTGHNELQLEFRRAIVHTSPDTETKIDQTQPK; this is encoded by the coding sequence ATGAGTGACAAACCTTTGGATGCTGATGGTCAGAGTTTGAATATCGATCAGTTGATCGCTGATTTCAAAACTCGCACCGACGCTGGTGAACCGTTCCCCTTCGAGAAATTCATCGCGGAGCATCCCGAACATACCGATGAACTCACTCGGTATTTCAAACAGTGGAATGAGTTAGAAGCTCCATCGCATCCTGACAAAGCAGGAGCTGATAAGTCGTCAATGGGAACCAGCCATTCTGGCAATATCTCAACCGAGGAAGCGTTCGACCATACCGTTGTTCAGGTGTCAGGTGATTCAGAATCGTCGCTCACCCAGGCTTATGATCAGTCAGAGGCGGAATCAGCGACCAGTGTCGAGATCTCCGATTCCTTCGGTCGTTACGCGATTCAAAAGGTGCTCGGGCAGGGCGCGATGGGCGCAGTCTATCTTGCCAAAGATACGCAGCTGGATCGTGATGTCGCTCTGAAAATTCCCAAGTTCGGTGATGGGAACGGCGTTGATGACGAAGAACTGCTCGCACGCTTCTATCGCGAGGCCCGGGCAGCAGCGACCCTGCGCAGTCCCAATATCTGTCCCGTCTACGATGTCGGTGAAATCGACGGTCAGCACTATATCACCATGGCGTTCATTGATGGCCGACCGCTGAAGGATTACACGAAGTCGAAGAAGACTCATTCCGAAAAACAGATTATCACCACGATTCGCAAGCTCGCTTTAGGTTTGGCTGAAGCACACGAGATTGGTGTGATTCACCGCGATTTGAAACCCGCCAATATCATGGTCGATCTGAAAGGTGAGCCGGTCGTCATGGACTTCGGTCTCGCCCGTCGCAGTTCCAGTGATGATGTGCAGGTGACACAAAGCGGAGCGATCATCGGGACACCGGCCTACATGGCGCCCGAGCAGGTGGCGGGCGACCAGTCCGCCATCGATCATCAGGCCGATATCTACGCCCTGGGCATCATCATGTATGAACTGATAACGGGTGAGATGCCGTTCAAGGGAAACCTGATGGCGCTGCTGCAGCAGATTGCGCTCAACAATCCGACGAAGCCTTCCGAATTGCGTCCCGACATTGATCCGCGCCTGGAGGCCATCTGTCTGAAAATGATGGCCGGTGACCAGCAGCAGCGTTACCAGTCCATGACGGACGTCGCGACGGACTTGCAGGAAGTTCTGCGCAACCCCGACGAAAGACACAGGCAGGCACAGGCAAAAAAGAAAGGGCCGAAGCCGAAATCACTTCCTACTGCGAAAGAAGAATCGAACCCGGCTTTGATTTCGATAGACCGTTCCAAATCCTCGGCAGACAGGCTGCGTTCGAAGCAGAGGAAGAAGTCATCGTCGGCGGGCAAGTCAACTGCCGCTTCTAAGTCAAACTCGTCCGGCCCGCCTAAGAAACTGCTGATCGCTGGCGGAATTGGGGGACTGTTGCTGTTGCTTGTGGTTGTTTCTTTCATCCTTCCCGGCAAACAGGATGAGCAGACTGCCGCCTCCGATTCCGTGATCAACCCCAGTGAGAACGGTGAAAAAACGGCAACTCCTTTTTTCGCGAAATCCAACAGCGACGGTAGCAAGACTCCAGGGACTTCTGGAACGAAAGGTAAATATGCTCTCCAGTTCGATGGTACAAGTGTGGTGATAATACCGAATACCAACTGGAGTGAACGCGATGAATTGACCTATGAGGTTTTTGTCCAGGATTCTGATGTCAACAATCATGAGAGCGGGATGAAATATGTCCTCAATCACAATTACACATGTGCTTTACTGCGCTGGATTGATGGATGGGGGTTTATGGCTAATCTGGGAGGTGAGAACGATGAGAAAATGGTGCGTACTTCCTCATCGAAACAACTGCCTGCACCAGAAGACTGGGTCCATTTAGCGGGAGTGATTAAGAACCGTACAATTCAGCTGTTTGTGAACGGGGAGCCGATGGATTTGAAACAGCTCCCCAGAAACGTCAATGCGAAAAGTGGGAAATCAGTTCAACTGGGACCAAAATTTGCTGGAAAAATTCGCGGGGTCAAAATTTCGAAGGTTGCCCGCTTTGACAAACGCTTTGATCCCCCTCAGCAGTTTGCTAACGATGCCGACACCCTTGCTCTCTATCACTTCAACGAAGGCTCTGGCGAGGTTCTAAAGGACTCCTCCGGTAACGGATATGACGGGAAGATCGAAGGAGCCAAGTGGGTGCCATTAGATCAGACTGTTGCAAGCCAGAATTCTGAGAGAAATGATGCACTTTATTTCGATGGAAAAACGAGTCGAGTTGAAGTTCCTGATTTTCAACTTTCCGGCTCCCCACCGCTGACGCTTGAAGGGTGGCTGACGCCTTCTCCAAAGTCGACATCCAATGCCATTTTGTTCTATGGCGGCAAGTTAGATTCTTTGACCATTCAAGTGGGGGGGATTCGCCGCTGGGAATTTGGGGGAAGACAGGCAAGCATCGATCGGCGGGTCGAAGTTTTTGGTCCGAAGATCAACAAGTGGGAGACACGAACGCACGTCGCAGGGCAATGGGATGGTAAATCACTGGAACTCTTCATCGATGGGAAACCAGTCAAACGGAAGGATAACACGGGGAGCTTTTCTCCGCAGGGGATACTCGAAATCGGTGGTCATAATGGCGCTCGGTTTAAAGGCAAAATTGATGAAATCCGCATCTCAAATACACTGCGTTATGAGACGGAATTTACCCCACCAGACGAATTTACCAATGATCAACATACCCTCGCCTTGTATCACTTTAACGAAGGCTCCGGCGACATCCTGAAAGATTCTTCCGGCAACGGGCACGACGGGAAAATTGTCGGGGCAAAGTGGGTGAAAGTCGACGGTGTGTCGAACAATGACGCACAAGTCGGTCCCAATTTGCTCGCCCAGGTCAATCTTGACGAGGATGTACTCCACGGCACCTGGAAACGGGGCAGGGGCTCCGTGCTGCACCCGGAGCGGGTCCAGGGTAAAATGTCACTACTGCAACTTCCGAAGTTCGAGCTCCCAGACGAGTACGATGTGGAGATCATCCTTGAAAGGTCAGCCGATGGGCCCGGAGGAGCTAATCTGGTGTTTAGTTGGTTTGGCTATCAGGCGGCACTCGCAATGGATGGTCTCCCTAAAGGCGCCTGGTTCATTGAGATGATCAATGGCAAGACCGCACAGGAGTCGCCCGCCTATGTAGAGGGGATTCCACTCAAGACCGGAGTCCACCATCGGGTGCGTTTCGCCGTTCGCAAGGATAGCCTGGAGGTCTACCTGGACGACAAACTCGCCATCCACTGGGCCGGCGATCCGAAGCTCCTCTCGCCATTCCCGTGGTTAAAGACCCCTGACGTTGATCGACTGTCCCTGGGTGCCAACTCCGTGATGACATTTCACTCGGTGATGGTCCGCGACGTTGCAACGGACCGCTACCTTGGTACAGAACGGAGCGCGACTTCGCCCCCGCTGCCCGCCGTCGCCCCGTTCGACGCAGTACAGGGGAAAGCACATCAGAAAGCATGGGCGGAATATCTCGGCCTGCCGGTTGAGAAGGAAGTCGAACTGCCCGGCGGCGAGAAGATGGCCTTCGTGCTCATTCCCCCCGGTGAATTCATGATGGGAGCGGGGGAAGAAGAGAAAGCCAGATTCCTCAAAGAAGCGATTGCATCAGATGACAAATACTCTATCCAGCGAATTCCCCTGGAAGGACCGCTGCATCGAGTTCGGATTACGCGACCATTCTATCTGGGAGCTTACGAGGTAACGCAGTCGCAGTGGCAGACGGTAGTCGGCACGAATCCGTCGAAGCATGCAGGCAATCCGACTCATCCTGTTGAAATGGTGAGCTGGGACGAAACTCAGTTATTTTTCGCCAGGTTGAACAAGCAGACAACCGATCCGTCCCTGAAATTTGTTTTGCCCACGGAAGCCCAATGGGAATATGCGTGCCGCGCGGGAACAACCACCCCGTGGTATTGTGGTGATGATGATGAGAATCTGTCGCAGTTCGCGTGGCATTCCAAAAACAGCCGCTCAATAACACAGCCGACAGGGCAGCTGAAACCAAATGCGTTCGGATTGTACGATATGCATGGAAACGTGCTCGAGTGGTGTCGTGACAAGTTTCAGAGAGTGAGGGACGATTACTCCATAAACTCAACTGTCGATGATCCAGTCGGTGTCGCTTCGGGAACTGGTCGCGTGAATCGTGGCGGAGCTTATATCCTCTCTACATCTCGCCAGCGATCAGCGCATCGCAATTTCGAACTGCAGGATCGCAGTTTTCCTATCATCGGATTCCGGGCGGCGATGACGATCGACATGGCGAAGTCGGCGAAAGTGAACCATGACTCGACTCAGACAATCGACCTGTTATCTGATCTCGTGCCCACGACATTGAATTCCAGGAATATGACATGGCAGATGCAAGACGGAATACTTATCGGTAACAGCACTGCATCCAGGAAGAGAAAAGATTGGGCCGGTGCGACGTTTCCACAGGAAATCAGCGGTGATTTTGACATCGAACTTGAGTTGAAGCAATCGGGCTTCGCACCTTTACAGCTTGACTTACCGCTGGGCGATAAGCAGGCGATCCGCCTGCATCTAGGCGGACTCGGCAGTGCACTCATGGTAATTGATGGAAAAGAAGATCGACACGCTGCTCCAGAGCACAGCAACAAGGACGCCAGGTTGAAAAGAAATGTCTGGCAGCGCTTGACGGCGAAAGTCCGCCACCACGGTGAAAACGTCAGCATCGATGTTGCCCTGGACGGAGACCGCGTTGGTCTGTTCTCGGGACTTCGCTCGCGGATTACGTTTCCCAAGTGGGTCAAACCCGATCCAGTCCATGTCAAGTTCGCGGGAACCGGCCATAACGAACTTCAACTGGAATTTCGTCGGGCTATTGTTCACACCAGTCCCGATACGGAAACGAAGATTGATCAAACGCAGCCCAAGTAG
- a CDS encoding glycoside hydrolase family protein, which translates to MNMMRACFLLILSVTFATTSAFAADDWVIDTLKEWQAAAVGKDNMEIQNGTAIPTDKVATFTSKTKRFNQKQTAKSITIEQSPVWQNWEPVANLGPVNLQDAPVFLAIGPNNYWVFGRYGGAKKKKGFQAEPATLDGFDVKLQTTPWKHQFDAPGGLEKGLGGYHGWQSRDMVNWVHHGPVTEGFSRWVTSAEYKDGKVYIYYDYPNDQDPHVYIDEDLTDGKPGKNMGLAVKDPSHGSDAGFIRDKEGRFHVILEDWSPINASKRSWDSPLAAHAVSEDGVKDWKFLAPPVDNRTQDTGKIAEYKHPHWLQHPDWNTNIGKYNVHEPEQEAYGDWAPICVGSQYYLFGDYDPAGGGHMSVGWFTSPNIDGPYSWCDKIGEGHPDPDIGFAEGRFYLFTQQQTDYVSPGPWVEQVEVRVGVDTDNDGKLNQWSDWNEVQETYEDTPGLSKHVKKTPARLDLKDLPAGYGFGFELKLKDTTANKSKPMIDKVTLTFE; encoded by the coding sequence ATGAATATGATGAGAGCATGCTTCCTCTTGATCCTGTCTGTTACTTTCGCCACCACATCCGCTTTCGCAGCCGACGACTGGGTCATCGATACCCTGAAAGAATGGCAGGCTGCCGCAGTCGGAAAAGACAACATGGAAATCCAGAACGGCACGGCGATCCCCACAGACAAAGTCGCCACCTTCACCAGTAAAACCAAACGCTTTAACCAGAAACAAACAGCGAAATCAATCACCATCGAACAGTCACCCGTCTGGCAGAACTGGGAACCGGTTGCCAACCTGGGTCCGGTGAATCTGCAGGACGCGCCCGTCTTTCTGGCGATCGGACCGAACAACTACTGGGTCTTCGGTCGCTACGGCGGCGCTAAGAAAAAGAAAGGCTTCCAGGCAGAGCCTGCGACGCTCGACGGTTTCGATGTGAAACTGCAGACCACTCCCTGGAAACATCAGTTCGATGCACCGGGCGGACTGGAAAAGGGGCTCGGCGGATATCATGGCTGGCAGAGCCGCGACATGGTCAACTGGGTGCATCACGGCCCGGTCACCGAAGGCTTTTCCCGCTGGGTGACCAGTGCCGAGTATAAAGACGGTAAGGTTTATATCTACTATGACTACCCCAACGACCAGGACCCGCATGTCTACATCGACGAAGATCTCACCGACGGCAAACCCGGCAAAAACATGGGGCTGGCAGTCAAAGATCCTTCACACGGTTCCGACGCCGGGTTTATTCGTGACAAAGAAGGGCGCTTTCATGTGATCCTCGAAGACTGGAGTCCCATCAATGCCAGCAAACGCTCGTGGGACTCCCCCCTCGCCGCACATGCTGTCAGCGAAGATGGCGTCAAAGACTGGAAGTTCCTCGCGCCGCCGGTCGACAACCGCACGCAAGATACCGGTAAGATCGCCGAATACAAACACCCACACTGGCTGCAGCATCCGGACTGGAATACCAACATCGGCAAGTACAACGTCCATGAACCCGAACAGGAAGCCTACGGCGACTGGGCCCCGATCTGTGTCGGCTCTCAATACTACCTGTTCGGCGACTACGATCCTGCCGGTGGCGGACACATGAGTGTCGGCTGGTTCACGAGTCCGAACATCGACGGACCTTACTCCTGGTGCGACAAGATCGGCGAAGGACACCCGGACCCCGACATCGGCTTCGCCGAAGGTCGTTTCTACCTGTTCACGCAGCAGCAGACCGACTATGTCAGCCCCGGACCCTGGGTGGAACAGGTGGAAGTCCGCGTGGGCGTCGATACCGACAACGACGGCAAACTCAACCAGTGGTCCGACTGGAACGAAGTCCAAGAGACTTACGAAGACACGCCCGGGCTCTCGAAGCACGTCAAAAAAACGCCTGCGAGGCTCGACCTGAAAGACCTGCCCGCCGGATATGGCTTCGGTTTTGAACTGAAACTGAAAGACACGACCGCCAATAAGTCGAAGCCGATGATTGACAAAGTCACGCTGACGTTTGAGTAA
- a CDS encoding phytoene/squalene synthase family protein produces the protein MNTRLSESYTYCQQLAKQTAGNFYYSFLALRKEQFQAMCVLYAYMRTVDDLGDQSGLSLDERGTALQNWRRELYLVLEDQSDPDAPPYHPCFPALRDMIQRYRIPRDYFFAVITGVESDLQPVTFATFEQLKEYCYHVAGVVGLCCIHIWGFHDERAFAAGVECGIAFQLTNILRDLAEDIQMGRVYLPQEDLNRFEYTRSDIQSQIYDERFRELMQFEVDRARSYYQSSERLFDYLSPEGQRILKAMHRIYGGILTEMERMDYNVYATRCGLPRWRKLLIAGEAIVAARWFS, from the coding sequence ATGAATACACGCCTGTCCGAGTCGTATACTTATTGCCAGCAGCTGGCAAAACAGACTGCGGGGAATTTCTATTATTCGTTTCTGGCGTTACGGAAAGAGCAGTTCCAGGCGATGTGTGTGCTCTACGCCTATATGCGCACGGTGGACGACCTGGGGGATCAATCGGGATTAAGTCTGGACGAACGTGGGACCGCATTGCAAAACTGGCGGCGGGAATTATATCTGGTCCTCGAAGATCAAAGTGATCCGGATGCGCCGCCGTACCATCCCTGTTTCCCGGCGTTGCGGGATATGATTCAACGTTATCGGATCCCCCGTGATTATTTTTTTGCGGTCATCACCGGCGTCGAGTCAGACCTGCAACCGGTCACGTTTGCTACCTTTGAACAGTTAAAGGAGTACTGTTACCACGTGGCCGGAGTGGTCGGATTATGCTGCATTCACATCTGGGGCTTTCATGATGAGCGGGCGTTCGCAGCCGGGGTCGAATGTGGAATTGCATTTCAGCTGACCAATATTCTGCGCGATCTGGCAGAAGACATTCAGATGGGCCGCGTCTATTTGCCCCAGGAAGATTTAAACCGCTTCGAATACACGCGGTCTGATATTCAGTCACAGATTTATGATGAGCGTTTTCGCGAACTGATGCAGTTCGAAGTCGACCGTGCCCGCAGTTACTATCAGAGTTCAGAACGACTGTTTGATTATCTCTCGCCGGAAGGGCAGCGCATCCTGAAAGCCATGCACCGCATTTACGGCGGCATTCTTACGGAAATGGAACGCATGGACTATAACGTCTACGCCACCCGTTGCGGCCTGCCCCGCTGGCGCAAACTGCTGATCGCCGGCGAAGCCATCGTCGCCGCCCGCTGGTTTTCGTAA
- a CDS encoding DUF3592 domain-containing protein, whose product MYDDQLNDNLKALSLLILVLGLVMICYGSYLIRRAQQSESWPTTAGKISRSEMILSDVDNDTAKFNIAYDFVVNEIRYTSDVYRFGANGQASSVSKIREKHEQYPAGGNVVVAYNPDNPADAVLEPGAASNGHLFLVLGIGIGILGPLFFRIKYWFWMKSSTIRK is encoded by the coding sequence ATGTATGACGATCAGCTAAATGACAATCTGAAAGCTCTCAGCCTGCTCATTCTGGTTCTGGGTCTCGTTATGATCTGCTATGGCAGTTATTTGATCAGACGCGCCCAGCAGAGTGAATCATGGCCGACTACAGCCGGAAAAATTTCGCGATCAGAAATGATCCTCAGCGATGTTGATAATGACACAGCGAAGTTCAACATCGCTTATGATTTTGTTGTCAATGAAATTCGCTATACATCCGACGTATATCGGTTTGGTGCGAACGGACAAGCTTCTTCCGTTTCAAAAATCAGGGAGAAACACGAACAATATCCGGCAGGCGGGAATGTCGTCGTAGCCTATAACCCCGACAATCCTGCTGATGCCGTGCTTGAGCCGGGAGCGGCAAGCAACGGGCATTTGTTTCTCGTTCTGGGTATTGGGATTGGCATTCTGGGCCCTTTGTTTTTTCGAATCAAGTATTGGTTTTGGATGAAGTCATCGACCATCCGTAAATAG
- a CDS encoding sulfatase-like hydrolase/transferase has product MLRALLSVIVFILLLQSTVSAELKKPNILFILVDDLGKEWMGCYGQEWIQLPAIDELAATGMKFENAWCMPQCTPTRVTLLTGQYPFRHGWTNHWDVPRWGAGAHFDPQLNTTFANVLRDAGYKTCAAGKWQIDDFRVEPNAMLEAGFDDWCMWTGYEAQNPPSANRYWDPYINIKGKGSQSYPGQFGPDIFCDYLIDFIGKHKDQPMLLYYPMVLTHTPLTTTPLNKDETDKLRLFPVMVRYADKLLGRLMAALDEAGLRENTIIVFTTDNGTGGQSNIKFRGHFVRGGKTKMTEHNGTAMPFIVNCPGTVPGGVETDALIDFTDILPTFAELGGGTLPAGRVVDGKSFAPLMLGNTKEGPRKWILSMGGGPAALRDGRVQPALDYDDRVIRDKHYKLWIDSNRKPIKLFRITGDQWEEQNLIDLQLPKVTAALQRLTAIAAQFPAKDGAPIYEKNPPQKWDQKPGIPGAGKKQKGKAKTKQ; this is encoded by the coding sequence ATGTTGCGTGCCCTGCTGTCTGTGATCGTGTTTATTCTGTTGCTGCAGTCGACTGTTTCTGCCGAGCTTAAAAAGCCGAACATCCTGTTCATTCTGGTCGATGATCTGGGCAAGGAATGGATGGGGTGCTACGGTCAGGAGTGGATACAACTTCCCGCGATCGACGAACTGGCGGCGACCGGGATGAAATTCGAGAATGCGTGGTGCATGCCACAATGCACGCCGACGCGGGTGACACTGCTCACCGGGCAGTATCCGTTTCGGCATGGCTGGACCAATCACTGGGATGTCCCCCGCTGGGGCGCGGGCGCTCATTTCGATCCGCAGTTGAATACGACCTTTGCGAATGTGCTGCGCGATGCGGGTTACAAAACGTGTGCCGCGGGCAAGTGGCAGATCGATGATTTCCGCGTGGAACCCAATGCGATGCTGGAAGCGGGCTTTGATGACTGGTGCATGTGGACCGGCTATGAAGCACAGAACCCGCCGAGTGCGAATCGCTACTGGGACCCTTATATCAATATCAAAGGCAAGGGGAGCCAGAGCTACCCCGGCCAGTTCGGCCCCGATATTTTCTGTGACTACCTGATCGACTTCATCGGCAAACATAAAGATCAGCCGATGCTGCTGTATTACCCGATGGTTTTGACGCACACGCCTTTGACTACGACGCCGTTAAACAAGGACGAAACAGACAAGTTACGCCTGTTTCCGGTGATGGTACGCTATGCCGACAAACTGTTAGGCCGACTGATGGCGGCTCTGGACGAAGCGGGCCTCCGCGAGAACACGATCATCGTCTTCACCACAGACAACGGTACCGGCGGCCAGAGCAACATTAAATTTCGCGGCCACTTCGTGCGGGGTGGCAAGACGAAAATGACGGAACACAACGGGACCGCGATGCCGTTTATCGTCAACTGCCCGGGGACCGTTCCCGGCGGGGTGGAGACCGACGCGCTGATCGACTTCACCGATATTCTGCCCACGTTCGCGGAACTGGGGGGCGGCACGCTGCCCGCCGGTCGCGTCGTAGATGGAAAGTCGTTCGCACCGCTGATGCTTGGCAATACGAAAGAGGGGCCGCGCAAGTGGATTCTCTCAATGGGAGGCGGCCCCGCAGCTTTGCGTGACGGACGCGTGCAGCCTGCGCTGGACTACGACGACCGCGTGATCCGCGACAAACATTATAAACTGTGGATCGACTCAAACCGAAAGCCGATCAAACTGTTCAGGATCACCGGAGACCAGTGGGAAGAGCAGAACCTGATTGACTTGCAACTTCCTAAAGTCACCGCCGCGCTGCAGCGACTGACTGCGATTGCAGCGCAGTTTCCCGCGAAAGACGGTGCGCCCATTTACGAGAAGAATCCCCCACAAAAGTGGGACCAGAAACCGGGGATTCCGGGAGCGGGGAAAAAGCAGAAGGGAAAAGCGAAAACGAAGCAGTAA
- a CDS encoding DUF1559 domain-containing protein → MQKIKPTRRGFTLIELLVVIAIIAILIALLLPAVQQAREAARRSTCKNNLKQIGLALHNYHETHSILPSGWIGVQPGVGANVEYGSGWGWGAMILPYMDQSPLYQKINFNLDINDVAQTPGLIDIVLPAFRCPSDPADNAFDLEEEDSPGTVLARLATANYIGVFGSEELDDCEIVTPGTNCQSSGTFYQNGNTRFRDITDGLSQTLFVGERKTDATAGWYSTWVGAVPEGAETFARVLGATDHVPNDPAAHFDDFSSHHTGGAQFVFGDGRVRFISENIDKNVYQSLSSIRGGELTNFE, encoded by the coding sequence ATGCAGAAAATCAAGCCGACACGACGTGGTTTCACCTTGATTGAACTTCTGGTAGTGATCGCCATTATCGCGATCCTGATTGCCTTACTGTTACCGGCTGTCCAGCAGGCACGCGAAGCGGCCCGTCGCAGTACCTGTAAGAACAATCTGAAACAGATCGGACTGGCGTTGCATAACTACCATGAGACTCACAGCATTCTCCCCTCTGGCTGGATTGGTGTGCAACCTGGTGTGGGCGCGAATGTGGAATACGGCAGTGGCTGGGGCTGGGGAGCGATGATACTCCCCTATATGGACCAAAGTCCGTTATACCAAAAGATCAACTTTAATCTCGACATCAACGATGTTGCACAGACCCCGGGTCTGATTGACATCGTTTTACCTGCTTTTCGCTGTCCTTCTGATCCTGCTGACAACGCATTCGATCTGGAAGAAGAAGACAGTCCGGGAACCGTCCTGGCCCGCCTGGCGACGGCCAACTATATCGGTGTATTCGGCAGTGAAGAACTGGACGATTGTGAAATTGTCACGCCGGGAACGAATTGCCAGAGTTCCGGAACATTTTATCAGAACGGTAATACCCGTTTTCGCGATATCACAGACGGCTTGTCCCAGACCCTGTTTGTGGGAGAACGTAAAACCGATGCCACCGCCGGCTGGTATTCCACCTGGGTAGGTGCCGTCCCTGAAGGCGCAGAAACATTTGCCCGCGTGCTCGGCGCCACCGATCATGTACCCAATGATCCCGCTGCCCATTTTGATGATTTCAGCAGCCATCATACGGGGGGCGCGCAGTTTGTATTCGGCGACGGACGCGTGCGGTTCATCTCAGAAAACATTGATAAGAATGTCTACCAGTCACTGTCGAGTATTCGAGGGGGCGAGTTGACCAACTTCGAGTGA